In Brachyhypopomus gauderio isolate BG-103 chromosome 18, BGAUD_0.2, whole genome shotgun sequence, the sequence CCAACGCCTACAACTGTATAAGCACTTTGCATGCATAGATGATGGACGTCCTGTTTCTTGTTTCTCTGGAAGCAGTGTACAATtatatgtgctatttttgtCATTGGATTGGGCTCTTATAGTAGATAACAATTCGTTCAATTTACAGCGCCTTTCGCAAACCCAAGGACTCTCTGTACATCTTgagtgaggagaggacaggggaGAAATGCCACCTAGTGACCTCTCTGAGCAGAGCACAAATGTAAAACATCTGTAAATTGCATCTGGGCATACATCATTCTGTGATTCTGACTGTTTCTTTGCCCAATCTCACAAATGCGATTGAATGGACAGGGATGCGCTGTTAAAATTACCTGGCTAAACAGAAACATCAAATAACTGTCCAACCTTCGTGGAGCCTGAAAATAGGCATATATGAAGGCTACTATCTGTCAGATTTTGCATGATATTTTcttattgtaaaaaaaaaaacgtttaatTCAAACGCGGTTGTAACATGTCCTCTTTATGAATTTTTAGTATTATTCTAATACATTGGATAAAATGTGTCAAACAGTAATAGCTGAAATGTCGAAGCACAAACGTGAAATCAGAAAACGGTGTGCTAAAGAGCAAAGCCATGACGCAGGCGGCGCTGCTGGCGCTTCCACCAAGACCCCGTCCGCCTCTCCCACAGCGCGCCTGTGCTAACCTTAAACGTTTGCCACTCACTTGGGTTGAGACCGGCCTTGTTGACGttgaatttaatttttttttaacctgGTCAGCAACACAGTCACTGTAAGTACATGGCTATTTTAAAGTTGTCAGCCTTTGGTCTTCACAAAAGCATTTAATGTGGAATGTGTGGATCTGCCAGTTTTACGCAATATTATTCATGAAAGTAGTGGTTGCTAGGCGAGGCCTCGGTAGTACTAAAGTCGCTAGTTAGCTAGTCGGTTATGTCAGCTGTTACGGAACACTAGCCCGGCTAACCAAGCTAGTTACTTAGCTGCTTATAAATACGGCCCGTCTTCGCGAGGTAATACGCGGTAAACTAGTTAGTTATATAGCGAACTACAATGTACATTTACcttagtgttagtgtagtgttagcTACGTTAAACATGGAGATTGCCCTGTTGTTTTGTTTCGATGTGTGGGGCTACAGCGGCTAACAACTAGCCTAACGCGTGTATAGCGAACTGCTAACGATATCGACTTAGCTAGATAGCCAAATTTAGCTAATTCAGTACGTTCATGTCACCGAGCTccctaactaactaactaactaattCAGTCAGGTAGCGTagaaatatatattattttagtATTATTTCCCAGTTTGTAGTTTTTCCCCCCGTAGTTACACACATATGTAGTTAGCTGGCTATTTAACCCTAAATGATAGCTTAGCGACTAGCTAATTCAGTTTCCAAGTTAGCTACCTAGCTGAGCGAGGCAATACAGACATTTCCATGACTTTGATTCAGAATACCGATCAGTTTGGTAACGTGAGCTAACGTGATCACTGCCTGAAATCAATTTTTAACTGCATCATCTGTCGTAGATGCCAACAATTAAACTGCAGAGCTCCGACGGGGAGATGTTTGAGGTGGATGTTGAAATCGCCAAGCAATCAGTGACAATAAAGACGATGCTAGAAGGTAAACTAGCCAACTTCTTTACCTAGCTAACTCCTTAGATAGCTACATAGAAACCTCATTTCCTTAGTTGTGCTCCCGCTGTAGCTGGTTAAAGCTGGTAAGTTGTACTTTGTTGGTCAGATATTTAAAAAGTATTAGATAACTGGTGTATTTCTGAACTGTGAatttgcttttttgtttgttagatTTGGGCATGGACGATGAAGGGGATGATGATCCTGTTCCTCTTCCCAACGTGAATGCAGCCATCCTTAAAAAGGTTCGTTAAATATTGGTTTCTAAGATATCCAATATCATTCTAAGTATTGTCCTGGCGAAAGAAGACAAATTGTGGGTCACGGTTGCATGGCCTAAATCTAATtattacaaatattacattTCTCCAAAGGTTTTGCTTAACTGTAACCTTGGTGAAACAATGAttatgtaatttctttaagaATCACAAGGCCATTGTAAATACGCCAGCTGTATGATATATTACATTAGTAATAAAACAATGAATAGAACAAAATGATAAACCAAAATGTATCACTTTTCATCCATTTTACATGACAGATTTTCACACAAGAATGATCACTGTCAACTATCTGGAGTTAAATGATGGAATATGTGTAGATAACACTTTGCTTGGTTTGAAATGTAgtaaaatacattgattttaatTTACCAATTAGCTTTGATTATTTAATCAAAAGTAGCATCCCTATAGAAATTATGAGAAAAAAATTTGCACTTTGTCAGTTAGTAGGTGGACTGTGTTTTGCATACTGTTGCACCCTGTACATAGTTTGTATTTGGCATAACTGATTGTTATAAACAGATCTTGATGGCTGCTCAATATGTGGAGTTGCATAAATCGGGGTGAGGATTTGGGATCTATAGCTTTAATTACTTTATTTACATTAATTATCTAGCTGTCTTGATTTCTGGGGGTTCAAGTCATGCCCAAGGATGTCATCTTTAGCTCTGTTTACTAGTGATGGGCAAAGTGATACAGaagcttcggagcttgtgtcgAGAAATCCAGGAAGTCGTTTATGAAGTGCGTATCGAGGCTTGCTTCGTTTAGGGTGAGTGACGTCATTGATGACGTCTGAAGCCTCGCTGGTTCAGGACGTGATTCGAGTATTGGCGTGATTTTTGACCATATATAAAGCGCAATGGATTCCCGCAAAAGTTGCGTGTTAGTATTCATGTTGGAGTTTCGCCAATTTGTTCGTGATCTAGATGAGCCTGTTTTCATGGAGCCTGGTAAGAAGAGAAGAGTTTCCCCTGTATGGAAACACTTTGAACAGATCTCTCCCGATAAGgtattgcacgggcttgctgtGGGATACTTGTGCACCCCTGTCTCCTCAGTACCATGTGAAAGGGTTTTCTCCAAAGCTGGAGAGgtcatctatatatatatatatatatatatatatatatatatatatatatatatatatatatatatatatatatatatatatatatatatatataaatttttaGTTTTTTCTTGTGTGCGGCCTGGTACCAAAtgactgtatttatttattgactGAAATCATACTGGCAAGTTGACAAACAGACCTCTATTAGCATTTCCCACACATTAATCAACAAACTAgatgaacaaatgaatgaacCACAGAAAATCAAATTACGGTGTTTGTATTtctgttcttggcagtgatctTTCCTTCCTGTGCTGATAATGTTGATTAGGGGACTTAACAAATAGTTGAAATGATAATAAAGGTGTTGACCAGCAGGGGGGTTTGTGTGCACATGAAGCTTtgagaaatgaacctttttttgaACCAGCTCGATAGAAAGCTTCAAGGGTTCATGAGGCTTCATCTGGCCGTCACTACTGTTTACTCGTTGTCCATAAAGAAAGTGAAGCTTTGGCTTTCTGGCCATAAAATGAGCTAACAATTTCACTCAAGTGTTCTTGGAGGTATTTACTTAGCATTATATTAACTGAAAACATCTGCTGCTCACTTTTGGTCATGTATGCACAACAAAAGTGTAATGAGAAAGGAGGTTTAGCCTGTTCATATGCTGCTTTCTCTTTAAACTGCTGCTTGGACACCAAGCAGCTGCATGATCAGGACGTGCTTGGTGGGTTCGGTTACTCTTAAAGGGCTAGCctttaacattaacattttgtTCACAGTAATAATGTGGTGACTTATCTCGGTCACAATAATTGTGTAATGAAAATCGGATACCATGAGAGTTGTAATTGTTAATGTATTAACAACAGTAGTCGTCGTGAGTTAAGAGTATAAGCGCATGCCAACACGTTCATGGCTCAActaagacgtgtgtgtgtgtgtgtgtgtgtgtgtgtgtgtgtgtgtgtgtgtgtgtatccatgcagGTGATCCAGTGGTGCACTCATCACAAAGATGACCCTCCTCCCCCTGAGGATGATGAGAACAAAGAAAAGAGGACGGATGACATCCCTGTGTGGGATCAGGAGTTCCTGAAAGTGGACCAGGGCACACTCTTTGAGCTTATTCTGGTTTGTCATGTCTCTTCAATTCCATGTTTGAGGCATTTGGGAACTTTGTCTCTGTTGATCTTTAGCAGCAAGACTAGAATATGCTACAGAATTGCTGTGTGAATGGAATGAAGAGCTGATTCAGGTGGCGTACCAATTTCATGGTCAGACTGTTCATCTCTTGTCAAAGTTAAATCACTAAAAACTCCCTTTGCTAATATTAGTATTTGGATGCTCTCCCAAACTGTTTGTGTTTCAGGAGATTTTAAACCTTGGGCAGCACCTGTGTAGTGTGTGCACGGAGCACGGCATGATGCCAAAAGTGTGCTATTCATTGGAGCTGTTCAGACAACACTGTGCCAACATGGCTACCAAATTTGCCATCCCTTTAATCTGTTTTGCTATTTTGGTATCAGCCCTCACAGACTGAAGTTCATGAATCTCCACATCTGTCCACTTAGCCATTTTTGTCTAGTAGCTCTTtgtgtaagaaaaaaaaaaattcagtttCGTGTAAGTTGAATGTGTTTAGTTGATTCTAAAGGAACATTCTAAATGAAACATGCAGCCAGCGTAGTTATACTAAAACTGGTCTTGTATGAATTTTCCAGGTCTATGGTAATAGTTTTGTGCTTTTGCTGAAGTTGTAGGTATTTGCAGTAGATGGAGGAAGTCAGATCAGCAATCCTTTATGGCTCAAGAAAAAAATAAGGCATGGATAATGTTTTTTAGCATCTTGTAGTGATGGGATCTCACTCATGCTATGTTACTGAAATGATGGAATACAATTTTAGTAATATTTGCTTCATTCTTATATATTTTTGTCTACAGTAAGTTACAGGGCAGACAGATTATCATCCTCTCTACAATAGTAACATTGTTTGGCACTACATGTATATACAGTTGTTCATTATGTGCATACATATGAACATTTATTCAATATTCTCCCAGTGGCAAATGTACAAAGACAATAAAGTGAGCCAAGTACATACATCACACAGAATATCCAATACCTGTTCATCCATACTTACAAACTACCATTTCCAGTAAATAAATCTAAGAAACCAGTATAGTTCTATAACATAGAAACCAGTATAGTTCTATAACATAGTTTAGTTCTATAACTATGTTCTATAACATATAGAACTATACTATGTTATAGAACTAACATATatccacagatgttttaatGAGCTTTCTATGGCCTATGTTGTCACATTCAGTAGATAAACCCAGAGTCATAAGTACCAAAACATTGCCTATACCAGCATGGGTATTTACGTCTACAGTAATGCTCCTACCATGATTTGTTCTGCATCAAGACTAGATTTTGCCATGGATGTTATATTAAGATATTCTTATACTTCCTACAAAGTTTTACTTAACTTAAGGTAAAGGCTGGTCTGTAATTGCGTCAAACTGACGAATCTAGTTTGTTTCTTCACTAAAGATCTTAAAACTACTGTTTTTAATTTCAGTATTTTGATATTGAGTTCACTATTGATACCTTTTGAGTTACAAAATGTGACttaatattaattatttttgtattCGAAATGCAACATTTTGTCAGAGCTTAAACCATAACTGATATTGTCACTTTTCTGATCATGAAAGATGGGTTTTGTTATTCTGTAAAACTACAGCAGTGTTTTTTTCCTGTTCAAAATATTGTCTGAAATGTGATTTTGTGCAGACATCAAGGTGTGGTTTGTGGATCCCTTGACATGTAATTTGTAAAGTTAATTTCAGTGAACGAGTGTAAAGCCCACTTTCATGTAGTTTTCTTAACACTAGAACCAGGTGCACATTGTTCCCAGTCTTTGTTTCATAACACCTGCTCTTGCATAATAATGTTACATGGGCTGTATGAATGTATTTTAAGTAGCACACAGTAGGCAAGTTTTGTCATTCGAGTCCCAGAATGGAATACAGGAAGTTTACCAACTGTATTATAAAGAGGATGTTCTATTTGCACCAGCTTGTAATGCATTCATTCACCATGCATTCCCTGCCTTACTTTTATCTTTGCTTTACTTGTTTAGGCTGCAAATTATTTGGATATCAAAGGCTTGCTAGATGTCACCTGCAAGACAGTTGCAAATATGATCAAAGGCAAAACCCCAGAGGAGATCAGAAAGACATTCAATATCAAAAATGACttcacagaggaagaggaagctcaggtaaataaatataaaaattagATCCCGTGATCATGTAATGTAGTCTGATGTATGTAGTATTTTCCTGCCCCCAATATGTGGTGGATGTTAAGAATATGAACTTAGTTGTTAAGAAGCCATTTGTTTTATCTGAGAGTAATTCATCTAAGCACTCAGATTAGTCTAGAAATTAATTAAAGATGGTTCTGGAATTAATTTGATTGCAGTTTGATTCCTAAGATGTAGCATTCGTGCACATTACTTTGTCCAGGTACGCAAGGAGAACCAGTGGTGTGAAGAGAAATAAGGAAGCTCCTCCTGACACTAACACACTGTAAGGATTGTTCCCAAAAAACAGATTTACTGGTTGCACTGCGCTGTTCATACTTGTTGATACTCACCTGTAGACGAGTAGAATGAGACCCATTGTGTATTCATAGCATGATCATTTTCATTGCTTGTGTGGTGCAAAagaaaaatataatttaaactCTTTCCTGTTTTTATTCCTCTTTGTATATTCAGCATAAATAAATAGTCTTCATCTCTTTGAAGTAGAAGCCACTCCCCTTTTTTGGATTTTTGTTTAACCTAAAGAATCTTCTTTATGATGGATCCAAGTAGATTTTTTGAAGATAAAATTGTTAACGCTTGATCTTAATTTTTATAAACAAAGCTTTGTGTGCTGTCTTCTCATAAGTCATGCTGATGAAGAGAATAAAGTTGTAGGAATGATTGGAAGTATAGGAAGCTGTAGGGAATTTAACATGTCCTGTGGACTGGAAGTACTtgtctaagttttttttttaagcttgcATATTTACGTTGCCTATTAAAATTGTATAGGATCAGACACATTTTCTTAGTTCTGCTCTTACAGTGAAGCTTAGAAATATGAATCTTTAAATTCCAAAATAAAACCCAAGAAAATGTGCTTTGGTGTGTTTAATGTTACTTGGGTGAAGCTGTTGCTACCTTGTCTCTTGGTTAGTCAACCAGAATTCAGAAATTGGTATTTGGGCAAAATGGTGTGTAGTAAAGGtacataaaaaaaatgaaaaaatgctTGCATGAACTCAATGCAGACCACACTgatttgaaaaatattttaatatattcaaAATAATGAATACTACACCAAGGCAAAATTACACAAAAAAACctgtataaaataaaatgtaaaaaacactTGCATGTATTTTCAATCCTGGAacagttttttatttatttatagagcagaTAAGAAGAGCAGCCTTTTAGCTCCCTCTTCTGTAAGAGATGAACTAGCACAGTAGTTTGAGTGCAGCAAAAAAGTTGTTTACCAATGCTCCATTATAAATTGGACACCTTTGCACTTTTATTCCATTTTGGACTCATTTAATGAGTCCTGAGTGGTGTGCATGTAGAGCAGTTTGACAGTGCAGATatgaaaagcaaaaaataaagcattgccgctggaaacacatgcacataacTTCATTTAACAGTGTTTGAATGACGGACATACTATACACTTAAATCTACGGAACAAACTATGTTTGAAAATGGCAGATTTCTATGTTTGAATAACAATTAtgaaaacaatgtttttttttagcatAAAAAGTTTAATTACATATAGCAAATTCcatatgtatatattaaaaaaacagatttacaaCACTTGAAATACCAATTTCATCATTTAAGAAACTTTCCAGGAAAATGTCATAGGGCAGGTTTTCCAGATGCATTAGTattggtttttcagtaacacatCACCAATAGCTGAACACTTTTGCCATGACAAGGCTAAAGCACTGAAGTAAAGACAACCCTGGACAGGTTTTTTTAAACTGGCAAATGCCAGTCTTGTGTCTTGGGGTAGTAAGGTACTTGTTGTCTGAATT encodes:
- the skp1 gene encoding S-phase kinase-associated protein 1, giving the protein MPTIKLQSSDGEMFEVDVEIAKQSVTIKTMLEDLGMDDEGDDDPVPLPNVNAAILKKVIQWCTHHKDDPPPPEDDENKEKRTDDIPVWDQEFLKVDQGTLFELILAANYLDIKGLLDVTCKTVANMIKGKTPEEIRKTFNIKNDFTEEEEAQVRKENQWCEEK